A segment of the Sanyastnella coralliicola genome:
TGTATTCGATGGCTGCAGCTATCGCTTCTGTATCAAATCCCCAATGGCTAGGGAAACGCTGATCTTCAGCTGCAATTGCAGCAAGCGGCAGTTGGTAGCTCATTTCTTTTAAGTCTACCCACTCTCCTTCTTTCTCGGTTCCTTGCCAGATTTGAAGTGCTGTGATTGGTGGGTTCACCCATTTATAGAGCAAGACCCACGCCACCGAAAAGATGATAAATCGGATCGCGACCCAACGGAAGATTCTCCATATCCTACGTAAGAGTCGCAACATACTTTTAGCCGTTTACTCGACCCTTGAGGTCTTTTGACAAACCGTCTTTATGAAGAAGGATTGAAATCGTTTTCAATCGGAAGTATGCCATGCTGATGTACTGGTATCCGTCGTAATCGTTTCCAGTTCCCCAAGAGTTTTTGATCATGAAGTAGCGATTCCCTTCTTGGTCTTCCGCAATACCTGTGAGGTGCATCAAGTGATCGTCAGTCGTTTTGTAGTTCTCAAAACCTTCTTGACGCATTTCTTGAGTTACCGATGGTTCTTTGATGATCGTTTTAAACATCTTGTCTTTCGCTGTACCCGCTGGTGGAACGATTGCCATTCCTTCACGGAAACTGAATCCTCGTTCACTAACGTCAGCATCCCATGCCACAGTATATCCATTTTCCAAAGCGTCTACTACAGCTTGTTCAAGTTCGTCGATAGACACGTTGTAGAATGAACCTTGAGAGAAGTTATCTGGCACTTCCAAGACGAACCATGAGTTCATTGGGTGGTGCGTAAAAGATGTCAAGCTCACGTAGTCATCGGCTACAATACCGAGTTCATCACGCAATGAAGCAGGCGTGTATTTCTTGCCTTGGTATTCAAATTCACCAGGCATTTCACCGAGATAAGCATCGAGTACGCCTTCTACTGCTTCCATCCATGTTGCACCTGAAGCTGCATTTCTCTTCTCAACAACCGCTTTCACGATGCCTTCAAGAATCGCATCCATTTCCCCGTGATCATGGCGATCTGCGTTGTATTCGATTCCGTCGTATACGCTTTCTGGAACAACACCGTAGTCACGAATGGCATTGATTACATCGTGACAAAGGCTTCCTGGTCCGAACTGATACTTCCCGTGGTAGCGCACGTACATCTCTGCCTTTCTCGGGTAGGTCACACGCACGTTGAACATCTCTGAAAGGTCATGTTCTCCTTTACCCATACGAATCAACTCGCTTTCTATGAAAGAAGTCGTTGAGTAACTCCAACAAGTACCGGTGCGACATTGGTCTTTAGTAGATGTCGCATCGAGGTTAATCTTCTCTTTGAACTTGTATGCGTTTTGAGCAGAAAGGCTTGCGCTTGCCAGAACAATGATGGCAAGGAATAGAACTGACTTGAAATTCATCTTGTAGCAGGTATTATTATTCTCATCAAAGCGCTTCGAAGCAGTATGAATCGAAGCGAATGGTCACGTAAGATAGGATAAACGCCGCGCACTGTTGACAACGAAAAGCTGAAAAAAGGCCAAAAGTGCACGTCGTACATCAGAGTACGGAAAGTACTTTCACATGGAATTCGATTATGAAGAAAAAGGTCGCTGTATTAACCGGTGGGTTTTCCGGAGAAGCTGTCATCGCTGAGCGAAGCGCAGCTATGGTTATGAATAACATTGATCGGGATCGCTATGAACCGGTCTTGTACCGCATTACCGAAAATGACTGGCACGCTGAATTGGGAGATCTGAAGCACCCCATCGATAAGAACGACTTCAGCGTGACTGCAGGCAATGAGACCTTTCATCCCGACCTCGCTTTTGTCATGATCCATGGTGACCCAGGCGAAAACGGCATCCTCCAGGGTTACTTTGAATTGCTAGGATTGCCCTACACCACTGGTGATGTGTTAAACATGTCGATCACCTTTAGCAAGTCAGCAACAGTGCGTCAACTACGTCAGCTCGGCTACGCCGTGGCAAAAGGGGTCGTTTTGGAAAAAGGACAAGCCCATACTCCAACTCAGATTGTAGATGATCTCGGCCTACCGCTATTCGTTAAGCCAAATGAAGGCGGGTCGAGTATTGGGATGTCTAAAGTGAGCACGTTAGCGGAGTTGCAACCAGCTATTGATGGTGCATTTGAAGAAGATGACCAGGTACTCGTAGAGCAGTTTCTTGAAGGAAGAGAAGTGACCTGCGGGGTTATTCCTTGGGAAGGCGGATTGAAGGCTCTTCCTGCAACCGAAATCATCACAGGAAATGCGTTCTTCGACTTCGCGGCGAAGTACGAAGGTGAATCACAAGAGATCACTCCCGCTGATGTTCCATCGGAGTGGATGACTTCGGTTCAAACCACCGCAATGAAGATCTACGGAGACCTTCACTGTGGCGGAATGATCCGAGTTGACTTCATGATTGTAGGTAACCAACCCCATGTAATCGAAGTCAACACCGTTCCAGGTTTTTCTGAGGCCTCTATCGTACCTCAGCAGGCAGCTGCCGTTGGTATTTCAAAGACAGAGGTCATCTCTGCCTTGATTGAAAGTGCTTTGTCTTAATCGAGCTCTTGCGCCCAGAATGATCCTTCGATGTGCGTCTGTTGTCCGTTCAAAGTGAAGGTCGCGTCAATCTCTCCTACTACATCGTACACCCCATTCACGGTTGGCTTATCCAGTTCTAGGGTTACGGTTCCTGATGCGTTTTCATCGAAATCATCACAGAAAGGACAGTATAACTCAACAAAGGTGTCGTCCATATCAGAGGAGTATTCAAGTAGGAAAGGGAAGTTGTAGAGTCCGTGCTCTTCTTGAACCTCAGTGCTCCAGTCGGTATCCTGAACCATGTTGTAGCGAAGGAAGAAGGTGTTCCCATCGACAGAGATCCGCAACTGCTTCCAGAAATTGTAATTCAGCAGTTGTCCGCCGTCCCAACCAATCACCGTAGCACCGTTGAGCGAAGCCGTTGACCCATCTGGGTAAGTCACAGTGAAAGAGCTTCCTTCAGGTCCTGTTACTTGTCCTGTAGACGAGCCACTTCCCCCTCCGTAAGAGACGTTTTCTTCTTCTTTTTTACATCCCGCCATAACCAACGTCAAGGCGAATAGGATCAATGCAAAATTCTTCATCGGTTTTAATTTTCGACGAAGGTGAAGGTTCAGCTTGAGTGGGTGAAGTGGGATTGAGTGGTTGGTGGGTTTGAACGAGCAGTTGGCTCGCAGGCTCGCCAGGCCTATGGCTTAAGGCGTAAGGCTTAAGTTCTGTTTACTGCTTACTGCCTACCGCTTACAGTGATCCCTGCGATATGGGTGTACATTACCAGCGGAACCAACAGACCAGGTAAGAGGATGAATGGGAAATAGAGGACTGCTCTGTTTGGCTGATCAAAGGCGAATTGTTGGACAGGTAGTGGGGCAGATAGCGTTGCGTTGACAAATATGAAAGTGACGAATGCGAGTCCGATGGCGTTCCAGAGGCGGAGGGCTTTGGGGCCGACTTTGTTCTTCCAAACTAGGTAAGCCATGATGGGTGCTGAGAGTCCGATCAGGATATCGAAGTTTCTGCCTTCGAAGGTCATGAGTTCGGGAACCCATTCGGCGATAGCCAGTTGAAACAACACCAACTCAACCAGAATGCGGACAGAATGCAAGGCGGTGCTATAAACAGGGTTCACTTCTGTGACCATGAACGACCTTGTTCTCTTCGAAATAGCGCTGAAGACAAAGAGGAACATTGGTGCCATCAAGAAGACGACGCGCGGAGGCATGGCGGTTTCATTGGTGTAGAAACCTGTGGCTGAGACGATGGTTTGGACGAACAACCAGAGGTAGAGCACGATTCGCGCTTTCATTGGAGTACCGTGGGCTTTGAAGAAGACTTGAAGGGTGACCACAACCATGGCCAAAAATCCTATTTGCATCCAACTTTCAACGCCTGGTAACATCTACTTTGATTTTTTGGTTCGGCTTGGATTGTCTTTGATGTAAGCTTTCCAGCCGCTATAGCTTTTACCTAATTGAGGAGAGCTGCTCTGGAAATGATGACACAACGCAGCTGCTAGTCCGTCAGTAGCATCAAGCTCCTTGGGGAGATTCTCTTTCGGAATCTTCAATACAGAACACAGCATGGCAGCTACCTGCTCCTTGCTAGCCGCACCATTACCGGTGATGGCCTGTTTGATCTTCCGTGGGGCATATTCCGTCACTGGAATTTGGCGACTTAAGGCCGCCGCCAACGCTACTCCTTGCGCTCTTCCCAGCTTCAGCATGGATTGGACGTTTTGTCCGAAAAACGGTGCTTCTGCCGCTACCTCATCCGGATGAAATTCGTCGATCAGCGAAACACAACGATCAAAGATACGCTGCAACTTCAAGGCGTGATCATCGATCTTAGATAGTCGAATCACCCCCATCGTTAGCAGTTCAGGCTTCTTCCCTACCACGCGGATCATGCCGTATCCCATGATCGTGGTTCCCGGGTCAATGCCCATAATTATCTTTTCAGGTTGCAAAGAGGTACTTTTGATACGATCAAAGTTAACCAATTGACCAAAGGATCACCTTACCTCTTTCGGCTCTTTCAACTGATTGTCTTGTCACTGGCGGCGTACTTCCTTTACGACCGCCTGAAGGGTCAATTGTCGTTTGATGATTTGCGCTTACGCGGAACGCCCGCTGCGCTGGCTTTGGCGATTGCTTTGATGCCATTAAACTGGGGACTCGAAGCCTTTAAATGGAAGCGTCTCACCAAAGATTTCGCGGCTCTTTCGCTAGGAAAATCATTCAAAAGTGTGTGGATCGGCACCTTCTACACCCTCTTCACCCCCAACCGAAT
Coding sequences within it:
- a CDS encoding aminopeptidase C; the protein is MNFKSVLFLAIIVLASASLSAQNAYKFKEKINLDATSTKDQCRTGTCWSYSTTSFIESELIRMGKGEHDLSEMFNVRVTYPRKAEMYVRYHGKYQFGPGSLCHDVINAIRDYGVVPESVYDGIEYNADRHDHGEMDAILEGIVKAVVEKRNAASGATWMEAVEGVLDAYLGEMPGEFEYQGKKYTPASLRDELGIVADDYVSLTSFTHHPMNSWFVLEVPDNFSQGSFYNVSIDELEQAVVDALENGYTVAWDADVSERGFSFREGMAIVPPAGTAKDKMFKTIIKEPSVTQEMRQEGFENYKTTDDHLMHLTGIAEDQEGNRYFMIKNSWGTGNDYDGYQYISMAYFRLKTISILLHKDGLSKDLKGRVNG
- a CDS encoding D-alanine--D-alanine ligase family protein, with protein sequence MKKKVAVLTGGFSGEAVIAERSAAMVMNNIDRDRYEPVLYRITENDWHAELGDLKHPIDKNDFSVTAGNETFHPDLAFVMIHGDPGENGILQGYFELLGLPYTTGDVLNMSITFSKSATVRQLRQLGYAVAKGVVLEKGQAHTPTQIVDDLGLPLFVKPNEGGSSIGMSKVSTLAELQPAIDGAFEEDDQVLVEQFLEGREVTCGVIPWEGGLKALPATEIITGNAFFDFAAKYEGESQEITPADVPSEWMTSVQTTAMKIYGDLHCGGMIRVDFMIVGNQPHVIEVNTVPGFSEASIVPQQAAAVGISKTEVISALIESALS
- the ruvC gene encoding crossover junction endodeoxyribonuclease RuvC, with protein sequence MQPEKIIMGIDPGTTIMGYGMIRVVGKKPELLTMGVIRLSKIDDHALKLQRIFDRCVSLIDEFHPDEVAAEAPFFGQNVQSMLKLGRAQGVALAAALSRQIPVTEYAPRKIKQAITGNGAASKEQVAAMLCSVLKIPKENLPKELDATDGLAAALCHHFQSSSPQLGKSYSGWKAYIKDNPSRTKKSK